The Streptomyces nitrosporeus genome includes a window with the following:
- a CDS encoding ABC transporter permease, producing MYDPTVARLTYRALLGRRRAAILFVLPLLLVAIAVAVRMFAGADDAVASGVLGGFAIATMVPLIGVIAGTGAIGPEIDDGSIVYLLSKPVKRPTIICTKLVVAVAVTMLFSAVPTMVAGLILNGNGGQIAVAYTIAALVASIAYSALFLLLGTVSRHAVVFGLVYALVWEALFGSLVPGARTLSVQQWSLSVAEKVAGDGLVTSDVGLPLATVLLVGVTLVATWYAGQKLRGLKLAGEE from the coding sequence ATGTACGACCCCACAGTCGCCCGGCTCACCTACCGGGCCCTGCTCGGCCGGCGCCGGGCCGCCATCCTGTTCGTCCTGCCCCTGCTGCTGGTGGCCATCGCCGTGGCGGTACGGATGTTCGCCGGGGCCGACGACGCCGTCGCCTCGGGAGTGCTCGGCGGGTTCGCCATCGCCACGATGGTGCCGCTGATCGGTGTCATCGCCGGAACGGGGGCCATCGGGCCGGAGATCGACGACGGTTCGATCGTCTATCTGCTGTCCAAGCCGGTGAAGCGGCCGACGATCATCTGCACCAAGCTGGTCGTCGCCGTCGCGGTGACGATGCTCTTCTCCGCGGTGCCGACCATGGTCGCGGGCCTGATTCTCAACGGCAACGGCGGGCAGATCGCCGTGGCGTACACCATCGCCGCGCTGGTCGCCTCGATCGCGTACAGCGCGCTCTTCCTGCTGCTGGGGACGGTCAGCCGGCACGCGGTGGTCTTCGGCCTGGTGTACGCGCTGGTGTGGGAGGCGCTCTTCGGAAGCCTGGTCCCGGGCGCGAGGACCCTCAGCGTGCAGCAGTGGTCCCTGTCCGTCGCGGAGAAGGTCGCCGGCGACGGCCTGGTGACCTCCGACGTCGGACTGCCCCTGGCGACGGTGCTGCTGGTGGGGGTCACGCTCGTGGCCACCTGGTACGCCGGCCAGAAGCTGCGGGGCCTGAAGCTGGCGGGCGAGGAGTGA
- a CDS encoding ABC transporter ATP-binding protein, protein MTTIEIDHTSRWFGNVVAVNDVSMTIGPGVTGLLGPNGAGKSTLINMMAGFLEPSTGTVTLDSEPIWRNEGVYRSIGIVPEREGMYDFLTGREFVVANAELHGLGDAAAREALATVEMEYAQDRRIATYSKGMRQRVKMASALVHHPSVLLLDEPFNGMDPRQRMQLMELLRRMGAEGRTVLFSSHILEEVEQLASHIEVVVAGRHAASGDFRKIRRLMTDRPHRYLVRSSDDRALAAALIADPSTAGIEVDSTEGALLIQAVDFGRFTTLLPEVARAHGIRLLTVSPSDESLESVFSYLVAA, encoded by the coding sequence GTGACCACCATCGAGATCGACCACACCTCGCGCTGGTTCGGCAACGTGGTCGCCGTGAACGACGTGAGCATGACCATCGGGCCGGGTGTGACGGGTCTGCTCGGTCCCAACGGCGCCGGGAAGTCCACGCTCATCAACATGATGGCCGGCTTCCTCGAACCCTCGACGGGCACCGTGACCCTCGACTCCGAGCCGATCTGGCGCAACGAGGGTGTCTACCGGTCGATCGGCATCGTGCCGGAGCGGGAGGGCATGTACGACTTCCTCACCGGCCGTGAGTTCGTCGTCGCCAACGCGGAACTGCACGGGCTGGGCGACGCCGCCGCGCGCGAGGCCCTCGCCACCGTCGAGATGGAGTACGCGCAGGACCGCCGGATCGCCACGTACAGCAAGGGCATGCGCCAGCGCGTGAAGATGGCGTCGGCCCTGGTGCACCACCCCTCCGTGCTGCTGCTGGACGAGCCGTTCAACGGCATGGACCCGCGGCAACGGATGCAGCTGATGGAGCTGCTGCGGCGGATGGGGGCCGAGGGCCGGACGGTCCTCTTCTCCTCGCACATCCTGGAGGAGGTCGAGCAGCTCGCCTCGCACATCGAGGTGGTCGTGGCGGGGCGGCACGCCGCCTCCGGCGACTTCCGGAAGATCCGCAGGCTGATGACGGACCGGCCGCACCGCTACCTCGTACGGTCCAGCGACGACCGGGCGCTGGCCGCGGCGCTCATCGCCGACCCGTCCACGGCGGGCATCGAGGTCGACAGCACCGAGGGGGCACTGCTCATCCAGGCGGTCGACTTCGGGCGGTTCACCACCCTCCTGCCCGAGGTGGCCCGTGCGCACGGCATCCGCCTGCTGACCGTCTCGCCGTCCGACGAATCCCTCGAATCGGTCTTCTCCTATCTCGTAGCGGCCTGA
- a CDS encoding ABC transporter permease, translating to MTSTDTGTTPGSDASRIHNIGYRSYDGARLGRSYARRSLYSQSLRGSFGLGRSAKSKVLPMLLCTVMCLVALILVAVAMYAPDMTKLPVKYTSFAIYLQAVIGLFIASQAPQSVSRDLRFKSVPLYFSRPIERSDYVIAKYAAMASALFVLTGLPLVILYAGALLAEFDFADQTKWFGQGMVSVALLSVLFAGIGLVVAAVTPRRGFGVAAVIAVLTITYGAVSTVQGIAWSTGSEGAITWLGLFSPITLIDGVQTAFLGASSAFPGGAGPGAAAGLVYLIVVLALAAGSYAVLMRRYRRVGL from the coding sequence GTGACGAGCACTGACACCGGCACCACGCCCGGGAGCGACGCCTCCCGCATCCACAACATCGGGTACCGCTCCTACGACGGCGCCAGGCTGGGCCGCTCCTACGCCCGGCGCTCGCTCTACTCGCAGTCCCTGCGCGGTTCGTTCGGCCTGGGCCGGTCCGCGAAGTCCAAGGTCCTGCCGATGCTGCTGTGCACGGTGATGTGCCTGGTGGCGCTGATCCTCGTCGCGGTCGCCATGTACGCGCCCGACATGACGAAACTCCCGGTGAAGTACACGTCGTTCGCGATCTACCTGCAGGCCGTGATCGGGCTCTTCATCGCCTCGCAGGCCCCGCAGTCCGTTTCGAGGGACCTCCGTTTCAAGAGCGTCCCGCTGTACTTCTCGCGGCCGATCGAACGCTCCGACTACGTGATCGCCAAGTACGCCGCGATGGCGTCGGCGCTCTTCGTCCTCACCGGGCTGCCGCTCGTCATCCTCTACGCGGGCGCGCTGCTGGCCGAGTTCGACTTCGCCGATCAGACCAAGTGGTTCGGACAGGGGATGGTCTCGGTGGCGCTGCTGTCGGTGCTCTTCGCCGGTATCGGCCTGGTCGTCGCCGCGGTGACCCCGCGCCGCGGCTTCGGTGTCGCCGCCGTGATCGCCGTCCTGACCATCACCTACGGCGCGGTCTCCACCGTGCAGGGCATCGCCTGGTCGACGGGCTCGGAGGGCGCCATCACCTGGCTCGGCCTGTTCTCGCCCATCACGCTCATCGACGGGGTGCAGACCGCGTTCCTCGGAGCGAGCTCCGCCTTCCCCGGCGGGGCGGGGCCCGGTGCCGCGGCCGGCCTGGTCTACCTGATCGTCGTCCTCGCGCTCGCCGCCGGCTCGTACGCCGTCCTGATGCGCCGTTACCGGAGGGTCGGACTGTGA
- a CDS encoding ABC transporter ATP-binding protein yields the protein MTALDRLSMDIGPGVTGLVGSNGAGKSTLIKILLGLSPATEGRAAVLGLDVATEGAAIRERVGYMPEHDCLPPDVSATEFVVHMARMSGLPPTAARERTADTLRHVGLYEERYRPIGGYSTGMKQRVKLAQALVHDPQLVLLDEPTNGLDPVGRDEMLGLIRRVHADFGISVLVTSHLLGELERTCDHVVVIDGGTLLRSSSTSDFTRTTTTLAVEVTDSDTHPDGTEALRRVLTEAGVTLLGAEGPDAQGLPGAGHIILVEATGDETYDLVRDGVAGLGLGLVRMEQRRHHIAEVFRSGDTAPAAVAAQRKGSGRDEH from the coding sequence GTGACCGCTCTTGACCGGCTCTCCATGGACATCGGACCGGGTGTGACCGGTCTGGTGGGATCCAACGGGGCCGGCAAGTCGACACTGATCAAGATCCTTCTGGGTCTCTCCCCCGCCACCGAGGGCCGGGCCGCAGTGCTCGGGCTCGACGTCGCGACCGAGGGCGCCGCGATCCGGGAACGGGTCGGGTACATGCCCGAGCACGACTGCCTGCCACCCGACGTGTCGGCGACGGAGTTCGTCGTCCACATGGCGCGTATGTCGGGGCTGCCGCCCACCGCGGCGCGGGAGCGCACCGCCGACACCCTGCGCCACGTCGGCCTGTACGAGGAGCGCTACCGCCCCATCGGCGGCTACTCGACCGGGATGAAGCAGCGGGTGAAGCTGGCCCAGGCCCTGGTCCACGACCCGCAGCTGGTACTGCTCGACGAGCCGACCAACGGCCTCGACCCGGTGGGCCGGGACGAGATGCTCGGGCTGATCCGGCGGGTCCACGCCGATTTCGGCATCTCCGTCCTGGTCACCTCCCACCTCCTCGGTGAGCTGGAGCGCACCTGCGACCATGTCGTCGTCATCGACGGCGGCACCCTCCTGCGGTCCAGCTCCACCAGCGACTTCACCCGTACCACCACGACCCTCGCGGTCGAGGTCACCGACAGCGACACCCACCCCGACGGGACGGAGGCCCTGCGCCGGGTGCTCACCGAGGCCGGGGTCACACTGCTCGGCGCGGAAGGCCCGGACGCCCAGGGGCTGCCGGGCGCGGGCCACATCATCCTGGTGGAGGCGACGGGCGACGAGACGTACGACCTGGTACGCGACGGGGTGGCCGGGCTGGGACTCGGCCTGGTCCGTATGGAACAGCGACGCCACCACATCGCCGAGGTCTTCCGGAGCGGGGACACCGCCCCGGCGGCCGTGGCGGCACAGCGGAAGGGGAGCGGCCGTGACGAGCACTGA
- a CDS encoding RNA 2'-phosphotransferase: MDERRTVKVSKYLSRHLRHQPQRIGITLDAQGWVPVEELLRACAREGFPVSRAELDHVVAANDKQRFTVDGDRIRAAQGHTVTVDLGLPPARPPEYLYHGTVGRALTAIRAEGLRPMARHHVHLSPDRGTATRVGARRGVPVVLTVRAGAMHRAGHVFRVSANGVWLTDGVPPAFLG; the protein is encoded by the coding sequence ATGGACGAAAGACGCACCGTCAAGGTGTCCAAGTACCTTTCGAGACATCTGCGGCACCAGCCGCAGCGGATCGGGATCACCCTCGACGCACAGGGCTGGGTACCGGTGGAGGAGCTGCTGAGGGCCTGTGCCCGCGAGGGCTTCCCGGTCTCCCGCGCCGAGCTGGACCATGTCGTGGCCGCCAACGACAAGCAGCGCTTCACCGTGGACGGTGACCGGATCCGCGCCGCCCAGGGCCACACTGTGACCGTCGATCTCGGTCTGCCGCCGGCCCGCCCGCCCGAGTACCTCTACCACGGCACCGTGGGCCGGGCTCTCACCGCGATCCGCGCCGAAGGGCTCCGGCCCATGGCACGCCACCACGTGCACCTCTCCCCCGACCGCGGGACGGCCACCCGTGTCGGCGCCAGACGCGGCGTCCCCGTCGTGCTCACCGTGCGGGCGGGCGCCATGCACCGGGCGGGCCACGTCTTCCGGGTGAGCGCCAACGGCGTATGGCTCACCGACGGGGTGCCCCCCGCCTTCCTGGGCTGA
- a CDS encoding DUF72 domain-containing protein codes for MGQIRVGTCSWTDKALVAGGWYPKGRRDAEGRLRYYAGQFPVAEVDSTYYGLPSTRNSLLWTERTPEDFRFDVKAFSLLTGHPTRPAALPAELRPALARQRGREGVDPGLLDEVWDRYSAALEPLRSSGRLGTLVFQFPPRLAPGRPAAEFLRRCRERAAGWPVAVEFRHPGWWREENADATAALLTELDTAAVAVDMVQTLPTSVPPVVRVTTPELALVRFHGRNSAWGTGTKEEKFRHAYTPEELSEWVPRVRRMAEQAREVHVLFNNCCGDAAVRAAESMRNLLGLP; via the coding sequence ATGGGACAGATCCGGGTCGGAACCTGCTCGTGGACGGACAAGGCGCTGGTGGCCGGCGGCTGGTATCCGAAAGGCCGCCGCGACGCGGAGGGCAGACTGCGGTACTACGCCGGACAGTTCCCGGTGGCGGAGGTGGACTCCACCTATTACGGGCTGCCCAGCACCCGCAACAGCCTGCTGTGGACCGAGCGCACCCCCGAGGACTTCCGCTTCGACGTGAAGGCGTTCTCACTGCTCACCGGCCATCCGACCCGGCCCGCGGCACTGCCCGCCGAACTGCGCCCGGCCCTCGCGCGGCAGCGGGGACGGGAGGGCGTCGATCCCGGCCTCCTCGACGAGGTGTGGGACCGCTACAGCGCGGCCCTCGAACCACTGCGCTCATCCGGCCGTCTGGGGACGCTGGTCTTCCAGTTCCCGCCCCGGCTCGCCCCGGGAAGGCCCGCGGCGGAGTTCCTGCGCCGGTGCCGTGAGCGTGCCGCCGGATGGCCGGTGGCCGTGGAGTTCCGGCATCCCGGCTGGTGGCGCGAGGAGAACGCCGACGCGACGGCGGCCCTGCTGACGGAGCTGGACACGGCCGCCGTGGCCGTGGACATGGTGCAGACGCTCCCCACTTCCGTACCGCCGGTCGTACGGGTCACCACCCCGGAACTCGCCCTGGTGCGTTTCCACGGCCGCAACAGCGCCTGGGGGACCGGCACCAAGGAGGAGAAGTTCCGCCACGCGTACACACCCGAGGAACTCTCCGAATGGGTGCCGCGCGTCCGCAGAATGGCCGAGCAGGCGCGGGAGGTCCATGTGCTGTTCAACAACTGCTGCGGTGACGCCGCCGTACGGGCCGCGGAGTCCATGCGCAACCTGCTCGGCCTGCCGTAG
- a CDS encoding LLM class flavin-dependent oxidoreductase, which produces MRLSTVILPVHRWHEGGRDRWTRAERLGFHAAYTYDHLAWRTFRDGPWFGAVPTLTAAATATERLRLGTLVTSPNFRHPVTLAKDLITLDDVSGGRITLGIGAGGNGYDATTLRRQDEAPWTPRERADHFDEFLPLLDKLLREPSVTHEGRFYAATEARNIPGCAQSPRLPFAVAATGPRGLKLAARYGQAWVTTGDPKLYEAGTPAQSVAALRGQISRLEEAGEAVGRDVMELDKILLTGFTPDRPLSSFDAFVDFAGTHFGLGFTEIVLHWPVPGSDFAADEQVFERIATEGPAQLG; this is translated from the coding sequence ATGCGACTGAGCACCGTGATCCTGCCCGTCCACCGCTGGCACGAAGGCGGCCGCGACCGGTGGACCCGAGCCGAACGGCTCGGCTTCCACGCCGCGTACACCTATGACCACCTGGCCTGGCGCACCTTCCGGGACGGCCCGTGGTTCGGCGCGGTCCCGACCCTGACCGCCGCCGCCACGGCGACCGAGCGCCTCCGTCTGGGCACCCTGGTGACCTCGCCCAACTTCCGGCACCCGGTGACGCTCGCGAAGGACCTCATCACGCTCGACGACGTGTCCGGCGGGCGGATCACCCTCGGCATCGGCGCCGGCGGCAACGGCTACGACGCCACGACGCTGCGCCGGCAGGACGAGGCGCCCTGGACGCCCCGCGAACGGGCCGACCACTTCGACGAGTTCCTCCCCCTCCTGGACAAGCTGCTCCGCGAGCCCTCGGTGACGCACGAAGGACGCTTCTACGCCGCGACCGAGGCCCGCAACATCCCCGGCTGCGCACAGTCGCCCCGGCTGCCCTTCGCGGTGGCGGCGACCGGTCCGCGCGGGCTGAAGCTGGCCGCGCGGTACGGCCAGGCGTGGGTGACGACGGGTGACCCCAAGCTGTACGAGGCCGGGACGCCCGCCCAGTCCGTGGCCGCCCTCCGGGGCCAGATCTCCCGGCTGGAGGAGGCCGGTGAGGCGGTCGGCCGGGACGTCATGGAGCTGGACAAGATCCTGCTGACCGGTTTCACGCCCGACCGGCCGCTCAGCTCCTTCGACGCCTTCGTGGATTTCGCGGGCACCCACTTCGGCCTCGGTTTCACCGAGATCGTCCTGCACTGGCCGGTCCCGGGCTCAGATTTCGCGGCGGACGAGCAGGTCTTCGAACGGATCGCCACCGAGGGACCGGCCCAGCTCGGCTGA
- a CDS encoding HAD hydrolase family protein, whose product MTSAIDSPLPAVTRLIATDLDGTLLRDDKTLSDRTIAALAAAERAGIEVFFVTGRPSRWMDVVSSHVHGHGMAICANGAAVADLRANGRLVEVRALARDAALDVVRILRDAAPGTSFAVELTTGIHYEPAYPPFHLDPGATVAVAEKLLHEEAPGTGTPVLKVLAHHPGLAPDDFLLLAREAAGDRASFTRSSPTALLEISALGVSKAGTLAACCAERGIAPSEVVAFGDMPNDVEMLGWAGSSFAMGNAHPAALAAASGVTLTNNEDGVAVVIERILRSR is encoded by the coding sequence GTGACCTCAGCTATCGACTCGCCTCTGCCTGCCGTGACCCGGCTGATCGCCACCGACCTGGACGGCACCCTGCTGCGTGACGACAAGACCCTGTCGGACCGTACGATCGCCGCCCTCGCAGCCGCCGAGAGGGCGGGGATCGAGGTCTTCTTCGTCACCGGACGCCCCTCCCGCTGGATGGACGTCGTCAGCTCGCACGTGCACGGCCACGGCATGGCCATCTGCGCCAACGGCGCGGCCGTCGCCGATCTGCGGGCGAACGGCCGGCTGGTCGAGGTCCGCGCGCTGGCCCGGGACGCGGCCCTGGACGTGGTCCGGATCCTCCGCGACGCAGCCCCGGGCACCTCGTTCGCCGTCGAACTGACCACGGGCATCCACTACGAACCCGCCTACCCGCCGTTCCACCTGGACCCCGGGGCCACCGTGGCCGTCGCGGAGAAGCTGCTCCACGAAGAGGCACCCGGCACCGGCACGCCGGTCCTGAAGGTGCTCGCCCACCACCCCGGGCTCGCCCCCGACGACTTCCTCCTGCTGGCCCGCGAGGCCGCGGGGGACCGGGCCTCCTTCACACGTTCGAGTCCCACCGCCCTGCTGGAGATCAGCGCTCTCGGGGTGTCCAAGGCCGGCACGCTCGCCGCCTGCTGTGCCGAGCGCGGCATCGCGCCCTCCGAGGTGGTCGCCTTCGGCGACATGCCCAACGACGTGGAGATGCTGGGCTGGGCCGGTTCCTCGTTCGCGATGGGCAACGCCCACCCGGCCGCGCTCGCCGCCGCCTCCGGTGTCACGCTGACGAACAACGAGGACGGCGTCGCGGTCGTCATCGAGCGGATACTCCGAAGCCGCTGA